The proteins below come from a single Candidozyma auris chromosome 3, complete sequence genomic window:
- a CDS encoding polyadenylate-binding protein — protein sequence MSATDANQITESLDNLKLDAGAAAASANTDAAAGTQTEPGDAATAEGDAVTDTSAALYVGELNPSVSEAALFELFSPLGQVASIRVCRDAVTKKSLGYAYVNFHKHEDGERALEQLNYYPIEGRPCRIMWSQRDPSLRRNGDGNIFIKNLHPDIDNKALHDTFSAFGRVLSCKVATDENGNSKGFGFVHYETAEAAEAAIENVNGMSLNDREVYVGKHVSKKDRESKFEELKANYTNVFVKNFGVDFSEDQLREMFSPYGTITSLHFEKDAEGKSKGFGFVNFESHDSAVKAVEELNDKEVNGQKIYVGRAQKKRERLEELKKQYESTRLEKLSKYQGVNLFVKNLDDSITSEQLEEEFKPFGTITSAKVMVDDAGKSKGFGFVCFSTPEEATKAITEMNQRMVAGKPLYVALAQRKEVRRSQLEQQIHARNQMRMQNAAAGGMPGQFMPPMFYGQQPGFFPGNGRGGQGPFPPNPQMMMPRGQMPPPQGQWPRAGPNGQPVPMYGMPPMYGGEFQGPNGRQQRGGFPPRGQKGGPTKARDLAAIIANAPLEQQKRILGEELYPKIVSTGKADEPEAAGKITGMMLDLDNQEILALLEDDELFSTHFEDALTAYEDYKKSSEEAGEA from the coding sequence ATGTCTGCCACTGACGCCAACCAAATCACTGAGTCCTTGgacaacttgaagctcGATGCCGGTGCTGCCGCTGCTTCTGCTAACACCgacgctgctgctggtacTCAGACTGAGCCTGGTGATGCTGCCACCGCTGAAGGCGACGCTGTCACCGACACCTCTGCTGCTTTGTACGTTGGTGAGTTGAACCCATCTGTTTCCGAGGCTGCTCTTttcgagctcttctctCCTTTGGGCCAAGTGGCCAGTATTCGTGTTTGCCGTGATGCCGTCACCAAGAAGTCCTTGGGTTACGCCTACGTGAATTTCCACAAGCACGAGGATGGTGAGCGTGCATTGGAGCAGTTGAACTACTACCCTATCGAGGGTAGACCTTGCCGTATCATGTGGTCTCAGAGAGACCCatccttgagaagaaacggTGACGGTAACATCtttatcaagaacttgCACCCTGACATCGACAACAAGGCCTTGCACGACACTTTCTCTGCTTTCGGCCGTGTGTTGTCCTGTAAGGTGGCCACCGACGAGAACGGCAACTCCAAGGGTTTCGGTTTTGTACACTACGAAACTGCCGAGGCCGCCGAGGCTGCCATTGAGAACGTCAACGGTATGTCCTTGAACGACCGTGAGGTGTACGTTGGTAAGCACGTGTCCAAGAAGGATCGTGAGTCCAAGttcgaggagttgaaggcCAATTACACCAACGTGTTTGTCAAGAACTTTGGCGTGGACTTCTCCGAGGACCAGTTGAGAGAGATGTTCTCTCCTTACGGTACCATCACCTCTCTCCACTTCGAGAAGGACGCCGAGGGCAAGTCCAAGGGTTTCGGTTTCGTCAACTTCGAGTCCCACGACTCTGCTGTTAAGGCTGTGGAGGAGTTGAACGACAAGGAGGTCAATGGTCAGAAGATCTACGTCGGCAGAgcccagaagaagagagagagactcgaggagttgaagaagcaataCGAGTCCACCAgattggagaagttgtctAAGTATCAGGGTGTCAACTTGTTCGTCAAGAACTTGGACGACTCTATCACCTCTGAGCAattggaggaggagttcAAGCCTTTCGGTACCATCACCTCCGCCAAGGTGATGGTGGACGACGCTGGTAAGTCCAAGGGCTTCGGTTTCGTTTGTTTCTCCACTCCTGAGGAGGCTACTAAGGCCATCACTGAGATGAACCAGCGTATGGTGGCTGGCAAGCCTTTGTACGTTGCCTTGGCTCAACGTAAGGAGGTCAGACGCTCTCAGTTGGAGCAGCAGATCCACGCCCGTAACCAGATGAGAATGCAGAACGCTGCTGCCGGCGGTATGCCAGGTCAGTTCATGCCACCTATGTTCTACGGCCAGCAACCAGGCTTCTTCCCTGGTAACGGCAGAGGTGGCCAGGGTCCATTCCCACCAAACCCTCAGATGATGATGCCAAGAGGCCAGATGCCTCCACCTCAGGGCCAGTGGCCAAGAGCTGGTCCAAATGGCCAGCCCGTTCCAATGTACGGCATGCCACCAATGTACGGAGGCGAGTTCCAGGGTCCAAATGGCCGTCAGCAGAGAGGTGGCTTCCCACCACGTGGTCAAAAGGGTGGTCCAACCAAGGCCAGAGACTTGGCTGCCATCATTGCCAATGCTCCACttgagcagcagaagagaATCTTGGGTGAAGAGTTGTATCCTAAGATTGTGTCCACCGGTAAGGCCGACG